Proteins from one Bombus affinis isolate iyBomAffi1 chromosome 1, iyBomAffi1.2, whole genome shotgun sequence genomic window:
- the LOC126919087 gene encoding uncharacterized protein LOC126919087, whose translation MIKLAAVFVVASLLHLASAGGQHGGHDHVVIHVPYKIKTIHHTHTITKHIHHGGGGGDKYEVLGYTVGHPIDLGHGGGGGYGGDIGGGHDLGGGGDFGGGHIEYSSGGGGGGGGGGGHIEYSGGDIGGGYGGGGFGGGHGGGLGGGYGGGGLSGGGHEDWGGH comes from the exons ATGATCAAGCTCGCG GCCGTCTTTGTGGTTGCCTCGTTGCTCCACTTGGCTTCAGCAGGAGGACAGCACGGTGGACA CGACCATGTGGTAATTCACGTGCCCTACAAGATCAAGACGATCCATCATACGCACACCATCACGAAACACATCCACCATGGCGGTGGAGGTGGTGACAAGTACGAAGTTCTAGGCTACACCGTGGGTCATCCGATAGATTTAGGTCACGGCGGCGGTGGCGGTTACGGTGGTGATATCGGAGGCGGCCACGATTTGGGCGGTGGTGGTGACTTCGGAGGTGGCCACATCGAATACAgcagcggcggcggcggtggagGCGGTGGAGGTGGTGGCCACATCGAATATAGCGGTGGCGACATTGGCGGAGGATACGGTGGCGGTGGATTCGGTGGCGGCCATGGAGGAGGTCTCGGAGGTGGATACGGAGGAGGTGGTCTCAGTGGTGGAGGTCACGAAGACTGGGGCGGCCATTAA
- the LOC126919075 gene encoding uncharacterized protein LOC126919075, with product MQIYKYLCLLLLNQIAIYGVSSKHVHLKILVPDLINHHTHTRTVLLHVHVPTPKKPKTHKNHRTHHASWSSWKYGRHHDLKDEHEEELDHENHHKDHEEKLNDKWPKNHKRDRQKYFPVYDHHKDSYHPPSYVEDNDLKDHGEDTYAVHEDVNDIPPNTETLSYNYEEGYKKGLETVTGHVRSGQMHKFHDDQHEEQGDIENDGFKEEFETKTDAGRYLVDDVEYENTRDKRDHRRRSRKRIHKTPTNSSRGTKNDSKT from the exons CAAATACCTATGCCTTCTTCTACTAAACCAAATCGCGATCTACGGAGTATCCTCCAAGCA TGTACACCTGAAGATTCTCGTGCCAGATCTGATCAACCACCACACGCACACGAGGACCGTTCTCTTGCATGTTCACGTGCCAACGCCGAAGAAGCCGAAAACTCACAAGAATCACAGGACTCACCACGCGAGTTGGAGTTCGTGGAAGTACGGGCGTCATCACGATTTGAAGGACGAGCACGAGGAGGAACTTGACCACGAGAACCATCACAAGGATCACGAAGAGAAATTGAACGATAAATGGCCGAAGAATCACAAACGAGACAGACAAAAGTATTTTCCTGTGTACGACCATCACAAAGACTCTTATCATCCGCCGTCTTACGTGGAAGATAATGACTTGAAGGACCATGGTGAAGATACTTACGCGGTTCACGAGGATGTGAATGATATACCCCCAAATACCGAGACTCTTAGTTATAATTACGAAGAGGGATACAAAAAGGGTTTAGAAACGGTAACTGGACACGTTCGATCTGGTCAGATGCACAAGTTTCACGATGATCAACACGAAGAACAGGGTGATATCGAGAACGATGGGTTTAAAGAGGAGTTCGAAACCAAAACGGACGCTGGTAGATATTTGGTGGATGATGTAGAATACGAGAATACCAGGGATAAACGCGATCATCGTCGAAGATCTAGGAAAAGGATCCATAAAACACCGACGAATTCCAGTCGGGGAACGAAAAACGATAGTAAAACGTAG